A section of the Sedimentisphaera cyanobacteriorum genome encodes:
- the rsmH gene encoding 16S rRNA (cytosine(1402)-N(4))-methyltransferase RsmH, whose protein sequence is MTARKKNNSAPPLRAKGKTKPGTHKPVLEREILKNLSPGMGETAADCTLGYGGHAGKIMEKLGEEGLLLGFDVDIAELKKTEKRLSSLKCGFRGINRNFRFIKEAAAELGISGFDVILADLGVSSMQVDNPQRGISYKSNGPLDMRMDTSLELTGEKILREYSEGKLSEIFDKYSDEPDSETIASFIAGQRKACPITTVNELIDLILNAKGYSRNTWQKHNKQSAFGASHPAARVFQALRIEVNDELGALKDLLKAAPDVLSPDGRLGIISFHQGEDRLVKKSFAEGLQQGYYTYISKKPAAPSAGEIAENPRSSSAKFRWAVKCK, encoded by the coding sequence CACGCACAAGCCGGTGCTCGAAAGAGAGATTCTGAAAAATCTCTCACCCGGCATGGGAGAAACTGCCGCAGACTGCACGCTCGGCTACGGCGGGCATGCGGGCAAAATTATGGAAAAGCTGGGCGAAGAAGGCCTGCTTCTCGGCTTTGATGTTGACATCGCTGAGCTGAAGAAGACCGAAAAAAGGCTCAGCTCTCTGAAGTGCGGATTCAGGGGGATAAACAGGAATTTCCGTTTTATCAAAGAAGCAGCAGCAGAGCTTGGAATCAGCGGATTTGATGTTATACTCGCTGACTTAGGCGTTTCGAGTATGCAGGTGGATAATCCGCAAAGGGGAATAAGCTACAAGTCAAACGGGCCTCTGGATATGCGAATGGACACCAGCCTTGAACTTACAGGCGAGAAGATTCTCCGTGAGTATTCCGAGGGAAAGCTCTCAGAAATATTCGACAAATATTCCGATGAACCCGACAGCGAAACCATCGCCTCCTTTATAGCAGGCCAGAGGAAGGCCTGCCCGATAACAACTGTAAACGAGCTTATTGATCTGATTCTCAATGCCAAGGGCTATTCTAGAAATACCTGGCAGAAGCATAATAAGCAAAGCGCTTTCGGCGCCTCGCATCCGGCAGCGAGGGTGTTTCAGGCTCTCAGGATAGAAGTTAATGATGAGCTCGGGGCGCTGAAGGATCTGCTCAAGGCGGCTCCGGATGTTCTGAGCCCGGACGGGCGGCTTGGCATAATATCCTTTCATCAGGGCGAGGACAGGCTAGTGAAGAAAAGCTTTGCGGAAGGCCTTCAGCAGGGTTATTATACATATATATCCAAGAAGCCGGCAGCCCCTTCCGCAGGCGAGATTGCAGAAAATCCACGCAGCTCTTCTGCAAAATTCAGATGGGCTGTAAAGTGCAAATAA